The Deinococcus koreensis genome window below encodes:
- the rsmG gene encoding 16S rRNA (guanine(527)-N(7))-methyltransferase RsmG, which yields MTPEGERLLREGLASLELDLTADMEQAFGRLLDLLQEGNRRLNLTALKSEADIVLKHFVDSATCLRGGYLKGPLRVVDLGTGAGFPALPLAILRPGLTLTPVDSIRKKIDFVRATAQALELPNVTPLVGRAETLAREPAHRARYDRVVVRAVAALPVLVELALPLLRVGGLLVAQKGPIEADELEAGGRAAHEVGGRVVDVDPFALPILGDGRTLVTVEKTRPTPERYPRREGIPAQQPLFWDAK from the coding sequence GTGACGCCAGAGGGAGAGCGCCTGCTGCGCGAGGGCCTGGCGAGCCTGGAACTCGACCTGACTGCGGACATGGAGCAGGCCTTCGGACGGCTCCTCGACCTGCTGCAGGAGGGCAACCGCCGGCTCAACCTCACGGCCCTGAAGTCCGAGGCCGACATCGTCCTCAAGCACTTCGTCGACTCGGCCACCTGTCTGCGGGGTGGGTATCTGAAGGGGCCCCTGCGGGTCGTGGATCTGGGCACCGGTGCCGGGTTCCCGGCGCTGCCGCTGGCGATCCTGCGACCCGGACTGACCCTGACGCCGGTCGACTCCATCCGCAAGAAGATCGATTTCGTGAGAGCAACGGCGCAGGCCCTGGAGCTGCCGAACGTGACTCCACTGGTCGGCCGGGCCGAGACCCTGGCCCGAGAACCCGCCCACCGCGCCCGGTACGACCGGGTGGTGGTGCGGGCCGTGGCGGCGCTGCCGGTGCTGGTCGAACTCGCCCTTCCGCTGCTGCGGGTTGGCGGCCTGCTGGTGGCGCAGAAGGGGCCGATCGAGGCGGATGAGCTGGAGGCCGGTGGGCGCGCCGCCCACGAGGTCGGCGGACGGGTCGTGGACGTCGATCCCTTCGCCCTGCCGATCCTGGGCGACGGGCGCACCCTGGTGACGGTGGAGAAGACCCGCCCTACCCCTGAGCGCTACCCCCGCCGCGAAGGCATTCCGGCGCAGCAACCGTTATTCTGGGATGCAAAGTGA